CTGACTATGCAGATTAGAGTTACCTGATCTGTTTAGAACAAACCCCTTTCAAAAGCTTAATATCTGGTAAAATGATAAATCAACCTGTTCCTGATATTCTATTTCCTTTGTAAACATTAGGAACTATTCAAACTGAGAAACAGATTACTAACACATCAGAAAGAGCTCTATAATGTGTCTGGCTCTAAACTTGAGCTTATTACACCTGtctgttatattgatattgaatttaCTGCTTATATTCATTTATGCTGAGtatgcattatttttttatattaattggTTAAGGGGTTCAGGAGTTATCTTGTACTTTTAAAGACAAATTGTCCATTAGATGATATGGGCACGGTACCTGGACCACAATGCAATGGTCTAACCTGAAAAATCTTTGACTTTTGGCCTGAGAAAGCGTCCCACAGGGTGATAGTGCCCTCATAGTCAGAACTGGCCAGCATGTTCTTGTGGTATGCACTCCAAGTCACACAACTGTAATAGAACAACAGAATTTATGTAATGATAGTTTAGCCCAAACTAATTCAAAACCTCCTCTCTATAGAATATGGGTACTACAATGTACTTTACAGTCCACAATAAAAACTGGTAACACTGGCTTATTATTTGAATTTGTAAACTTTAATCCAACATATAATGATGTAGTGATATCAGATCTCACTCCAATGCTCTTGGTGTTGTGCATGTAGACTTTACCTTGTTTTAGACTTGGTATGTGTAGACTTTACCTTATTTCAGAAATGATACATGACTATTAACGTTACCTTATTTTAAGTTGACAGAAGTAAACATTACCCTATTTTGAAGTTGATACATGTAAACGTTACCTTATTTTGAAGTTGATACATGTAAACGTTACCTTATTTTGGAGTTGCACACCATCTCATTCACCGGGTAATGAATATCAACCACATCTTTTATAACATTGCAGTATTCAAACACCTGTAAACACAGAGGTAATTGTCACCAATATTGCCTCTGTTTAGTCCATTTAATGTTATTTCAATCAACTTTTATGCTGAAGATTTTGGCAAATATACTCAATGTACAAAGCACAGAAAAATAACTGTGTTACAATAAATCTTTATCATTAGAGAGGGACTAAAACATTACATGTCCCACTCACCCTTAATTTGGGGGAATATACTGACCATAAAGGTGTAGACAGTTTGACTTTGATAAGTGTATTTGTTTTTCTTACCTTGATACGTTTTGTAACACCCGCTATGGCAAAATAGTCACAGTCTCTGTCAAACTCAATACTGAAACAGACAACACAAAAATAATCTTTGTAGACTCAAACCATacaccttggatcttcaccttGGCTGTGTTCAGGATGGTGAGTGCTTGCGAACGAAAGCAGGTGCTTGCTTCTGAACAGACAGGAATGACTGAGCTTTTGGGGGTGCAAGTGCACCAGCACACCAAATTATTTAACAGAAAAACCAAGATAACATCCAATGTATTGAACATTGGGAGAAACTGACATTAAAAAGCGATGAACGACAAAATCATTGGCAGCTGTCATTCCTATTAGAAGGatttactgttaaatataacaatcaTACACTATAAAAGATCTTTTCACTGTAAAAATAATGCAAACGCCTCACCATGTACTTAACACCGTTTACATACAATggaggccgccattttgaatgcATGTGCCAGCGCACACTTCCGTTCAGGATCGCCAATTTATTGTCACGCGAGTGCATTAGATGGTGCATTGGTCTACCTGCTGATCTTCCACACCACTGCTAGTAATTAATACATACAAAAAATCTAACACTCAcaacaaattaattttgtgaatcaatatctataattagtaaaagtgtgtatatatgtacagagTGTAAATGTACAACATCAGTTCTGTAAATCTGACATATGCTgggaaaatatttatttaataaaaagtTTCTTTTCTGTTGAAACATGTGTCTTCATTCTTTTTCTAAAAGAGAATTAAATGTCTGAATTTCATTCTCATCATTAAAAGTGTACCTTGATACTATACTGGACCCACTGTAGAAGTCACTGGCATAGCTGAGAGTGGCTAGCGGCCTAAATGTACTAAATCTGGTGAACTTTGAAAGGCTTTCTGTAAACTCTCCCAATCCATCTTTATTTTCTCCACCAGctgagaagaaaaaaaaaatattatgaccGTTATAATTTAGGTTATATGATGTTTACATAGAAATACATCTAAAAAGCCAGCAGAAAGTAACTAGAGCTGTCACCGAGGGGGTGACAAGTATACTTTTTCCATGATTGGTTTAGATACTTTGTAAAGCTTCCtatttatggtactataaccTAATATAACCTACTATaaccaaataaaacatgttCTAAGTTTAGGTAAGAACTAAGTGAAACAAAATTTTGctcgtttttaaagaaaaaggggcataactctattaGAAATGGTAATTCGACAAAATCTTTGCATAGAGCACAGCCTCATAGGGTCCtctaactacataccaaattttagtaaaatccattgaaaacaaagcaaatgaaTAGCCagacaagctagtaaccattttttacataaaggggcataactctgtaaaaaggtTTTTTCAGAAGAAGCCGTTACTGGCACTCAGTTGACCCTTgatttttagcaatttcagaaaataactcgctctttctcagaaatctgaaggcATCAAATAGACCAGTCCCTTCAAACCGAAGAAACAGATCTCATCTttgggagtcaaaaacatactctcaatgGTCAACTGGATGCCATGTAAaggatatatttataattatataaaacgttccaatataatgtaaaatatctttaaaagtcTTGGATGTATTACTCCCATTACATAGAGTCTAGGGTACAACTTACTCAGTATCTCCCTCTGTCTCACAGAGAAGTAACACTGCTCCAGATCATCAAAGTGTTGGCTGACCTTCTTCTTTCTAGCTGCCATAGTTGTACTTAACCACTTGCCGGCCTGTAGGTGAGAAAGTGTGAGATAAGTCAACCAGTCATTGTGTGTACATATAACTATTTTAATGTTACTAATGATAATTCTGTCCGGTATTGTAGAGTTATGTGTACTACTTTTTATGTTACAGACCTTAGCATCTCATATGATCAGAACCATGTCACCAGCTCACATTCTACAATATTGTGGAATTCCTAATAGCCTAATAAGTAAGATTGAGAATGAGAGTTGACAGTGAGAGGTTTTTGCTACTGGTGAAGATTTCTATTTTCTACTTTATTTTTAATGAAACCTGGCCtataatacagtatatcaaaGAAAATGCTATCAATCCGCCAGACAGGGTTACTAAATTTGGTTGTTTCTACAGAAGCCTTCCTAATGTTCTCTGTCAAAGTAAGATCAGATAGTCCAAGAGTAAATACATCCATTCCTCTTCAGTGATGCTAAGTAAAAACTTTCAGAGAAGTTAGGGAAACAAAAATCTATCTAAACAAACTGTCATTGGAGAGATGTGACACTGAGGACTAAGGTGTTACTCACATTTTTAATATCCATGTGACAACGAGGACTGGGGTGTTGCTCAGTAACATTTTTACAGTCATGAACACTTTCCTGACTCCTTTGTCAGGGAGAGATGTGACAGAGGACTAGAGTGTTACTCACGTTTTTACTGCCATTAAAACCTTCTTGACTGCCCATGTCAGAACTGGTGGAAATGGAGGGATCAAACCCATTGGGCACCAGATGATCCTGTGAAAATATCATGTGATTTCAACTGGGATTTGTTAATTATTCTTGTTTCACACGATATAATGTGCTGTACAGAGTATTAACGGCTTGTCACTTTTCGGCTAACTATTGAATTGTACAACAAAAATAAAGTGATCGAGACATAAAATGACTCGAGACAAAGCCTTTACAGCAACTGCTATCctgtaattatttataaatcGGTATGGTTCATATTGGAAACAGCAATATAAAATCTGTGATCATATTTCAAATAGGTCCACTTAAATTTGTTAGTGGTAATTTAGCAGTCTGAAATAATAGTAGATTCAGCTTCAGATAAGAAACTAGTTGAGTTGTATTATTTGAATTACTTGTACAATAAACTACATTACTTAGAATTTGACCGAATATGTAAAAACACGATTTTTCCTTAGACAGCAATAATAGATACTTGCGAGTACTCACTGGGGTAAAGGGATATTTCCTTCTGTGTTCTGAGATCATCATCTGTTGAAACagtaaacatattttacaatgtaccaTTATTGCTGTTATTTATACATAGCTACATGTCAAAGAAAATTATACATTCTATTTACAAGGCATCACTGTCTGTATACCTAGGCATGCACTTATTTGTTATTTGCATGTGTTCTAACAATATGATAATCATATGccagaaataaatacatatatatcactattaaaatgtcaaaggtcaaattaatCAGCaataatttaatcaattttgcAAACTGCTCATTTCCACTTctcacaaaaatgtaaatttgtacCAAAGTCAGAATATAGGCCATAGATCAAACTGTTTATTAATCTTATCAAACATGGTGaactttttaaatataatatataagccAAATCATaagaaaaccaaaaccaaaaccaaaagtCGACTTAGTCAAATGATATTGCACTTTCTTAAGGCTAACAATTCCAGTAATGTAACTTGCTAAATTATAAAGAAGTTTTTTGACTGTAAAATAGACCAGTGAAAGATATAGCAATTAAAAAGCTTTCTTctacaaacaaaatacacagACAGCtcttgtattgttatatatacagaaatcaaATCTTGTTACAATGCTGGAAACTCATTTACAATTAAAGTTACAATAAGTTTTTGACTCTGAAGAGCTAAACACATAACTTAACAGCTATCAAGCATTTCATACCATGGAAAAGTATTGCAGCTTTCCACTTGTTTCCATCAACTGATCAAGGGAGATTACTCACCTCTACTTTTTTGGTGTCTTCATCTATCACAGCAAGTTCTCTGGTTAACTGGTCTATGTGCTGTAACAACCAGATGGAGGCTAGTAAAATCACTGTTGATAGACTGGCTATACAGATTACTTATCAAATACTATTCATATTTCTTTCATAATACTACTGTACCTAATATTATAGACATGATTGTATTGCTCTCAGACATTAAAAGAAAACCCTCTGTAATCACCACTGTAACAATCAAAACTGTACTCAAATTTTATGTTTTGCCTCTTCAATGATATAGGAATTCGTCCATTGCAGATATTTGACAACTGACTTTCAATGCTAATAGTGAGTTGAATCACAAATCTGAAACAGTACATCAGTAAACTAATTTTCCAGCCATTAAGTACCAGTGTAATCAGAGCTTGTATCAAGAACTTACCTCTTGTTTTTTAACATGGATTTGTTGtaaaaattctttcaaaattaaattttgtgcTAATGTACCATCCTGTAAATAGACAAAAGAACATTAGAGAACTTCTCTCTCCgtgaatttaaatgttttattctgATGATGAATTACATGAACTATTACAGTTTCTCTTGTCCAATTTTTACTTTCAGAAAACTCAAAACATTACTACCAATACCgcagtatattttttttcctaTTAAACATCCTCCCTTTGTATAATTCTGAATCCATACTACCTGAGAAGCAACTAATAGTTATCCTTGAAACAGTGGTAACATCATACTCTCAACATTTCAATTTCAGAGGACCATCACTCACCGCCTCTAACAGCTGTTTTTTGTGGTGTAATAATGACAGTAGCTGGTTGACATGGGGAAGATCAAGGCTGTCCTCGGTCACAAGGTCACAGAGATCTGAGCCAGTTCCAGGTGAGTTCTGTAGGCAAAAAATAATGCTGCATGATCACTTACAAAACATACAGGTAgatagtctatatatagttGTAGTGCAAATACATTGATTACAGATAGACGTCTATACATTCTGTAATGCTCCACTGATGATAACTTCAACTCAACAACAGGAAGACCATTTTCTTTACacaatgaaatatcaatttcaaagCTATTCtgtacaagaggcccagagggcctgtatcgctcacctggtttcatgagatatgaaacaagaataatgcttaagtatatttgtcgctggtattgctcTGTCAATATAtgggggggtcagctccttcctttatacaattttgaatccctttcccaaaaggatgctaccagtcaaatatgagctatatccattgcttagtttcagagaagaagttgtttatatcaatttagccaaatttaccccttttgaccccgcccctcagatcCCCaagggtcagccccaccatttgtacaatttaaaATCGCGAtcccaaggggatgctaccagtcaaacatGAGAGATATCCAGTGCTtcgtttcagagaagaagttgtttatatcaattgagccaaattgacgccttttgaccctgcccctcagacccccgggggtcagccccaccatttgtacaattttgaagtcccaaccccatagggatgcttttgaccaaatttggtcaaattccgatcagtggttatgaagaagaagtcaattgttgactgacggacggacgacagacgccacgttatgacataagctcaccttggtccttcagaccaggtgagctaataatgttGTGAATCTCATAAATTATCAACAATGAAATCAATCATCTTCAGTTACCACATATATTTGCCATTTTAAACGTATATTGCAATCATCTATATAATACGTACTCAGCTACATGTATTATTAAACAAGAGGTCCATCTGGCCTGTATCTgtttcttttgttgttttaactAGAAACCACTTTTGTGTTAACATACTTCTGCCGACATGCTGCCATCTCAAACTTTCGTTTTAACTATTTTAAATTAATTGACAACAGATGCCCCATAATAGTACAAATTAACTTCAAAGCAGGTACATAATGGtttttaataataaaagaaaatattgtaaGTTGATCATGAATTcaattactgtacattaaaatGTACTTTTGATCAACAATGATCAAAAAtgttcatttacatattaatcaTATACTAAGTAACATTACATTGTATGGGATATCAGGTATACACATTTGAGAACATTAAGAAAATACAATATGCGTTAAATCATACCTGTTGGTCAATTTTCATCTTCTTTTCATCCTGTCTTCCCCTGTGTTTCAGCACCAGTTCATTTACTGAAGACAAATAGGAATACAAGAATCAATTTAATATTTACTCTTAATTAGTCAGATTTATTGTTAATCAAGCAACAAGGACTTGATCTGTTTTAATTACAGATAAACAACCAATTTAATTATTGAACTAGATATGAAACTAGGCATTTTATTGCAGACAGAAATCCAATTTACTGTTAGAAATCCATCCtctaaaataagaaaatatctGTTCACACAAgaacatgtaaatgtatatcaaattttgaTGAAGAGAACATCTTGcaccagtatacaatatatatgtattgatacacGACTTGAAAATGTTAACGATAATCAACTCCTACTGCCATATTGAGttctttatatatgtattgacgGACTGTGTACCTACCTTCTAaactgtcagccatgttgttaaTGTTTGTggtaatgaaatatattaaccACTGAAGGACATTTTCAATGCCGAGGAACACACTTTATATACGTAAAGGTCACAGGCCACTAGTACTGGTTTGCAGtcacttatataattaattgtttcTGAATAATTTAACACTTTACATGACATACACTACACATCACCATGAACATCAGAATTGTTTTCCAGTTAACAGTGCTTTCTTTAAAACTAAGTTGTTTAAAATtccatttacagtatataacacaagaaCATGTAGCTTTCACCTTTAATTTCTTTATAATTGTATTGGATGGTGACAGACAATTGGTGTCTGGGAAAAGTGTGACATTTACAATATTGTGCTAAGTAGTATCACACTGCACCAAGTGTATGTTCTAGTGGTATTTtctttgtagtatatatacacatccaTGATATGTAATCACATCAAATCTAGAAGGAAAAGGTCCATGATGCCTGCATTGCTGCCAAATAATTTCACAATCTGATTGCTGTATGAATATTTGCCTATTTGACATACTCATGCAAAAATTAAAATGACACACTTAATACGTAAGTCAATTAATTCTTTTACCTTAAAGGATAAGGTGCAATAAGGGCCATTTTCGGCCCCATCATAGATTTCCTTTGTTTTTGCAACAAAGGTGCATAGATATGAGGGCtttataaaaaaagtaaatttaatgCGTTTCCGTGTTATGTTACCTAGCAACCAGCCTGACAACACAGGTATGCTAATTTAGCTAATTTTTATGATTTCTGCCATACAAATTACTTGTTACTGGATCGAACTACAATAAATACACTACACTGTATTTGCTTTTCCTTTAGTATACTCAGTATTGTACATGGCGTTCATAGAGGTATGAATACTTTATAGAAGGCTATTTTGATCTTAGCAACCACATAtttaccatagcaaccacatCAAAATTACTTCAAAACATCACAAGACAACGTAAGAATCAGtaaataactttttaaataaCCGTTAAAATGCTCTTTATCAGGGAAGTTAGACAGACAGTAGGGTTGTAACATCACATACAATAGCATAATAGTAACGTGTCAGTCATTGGTTAAATGGTTTAAGGTAAAAATTGAAGGATATGATCACTAGCTTCCCACTAACCTTGGTGGTGAAACAACCACGTGTTGTAAGTTGTGAATtgtacattggtggatatttcTAATCAAAGTGACCAACTGTTTAATGTTCACGGCATATTAAGCACTTCTGACAAAATTCCATTGCAGCAGGAAATAACAAAGTCCAAGaaacagtttaaatattttatattaacactttatattacattattaacaaTAACTCATCATATGAACACATTATATCATTGGATACCATATGtgtaaacaaaattattgaaatatcatgTCATCATGATCATCTTAGAATAATATTATCAACACATATCAACATATGCCATCAAACTATTATACACATCATCAATCTCCATGTTGGTCTGGATATTATGTTTCAGTATGGAAGCatcgttgttttttttaatcggCGTGATATGGTCCCAGAAAAGAAACGATGTACCCAGTTGTTTTACGATTACCATCGGTTTGACGAGTGGTCTATTTTAATGTATGCTGTAAGATCTCcgttgaaattgaaaattgttaCCCTTTtcagtgtatatgtatgtgcCGTCCACAACTAATATAGCTGGTTTGTTGATCATGGTGCCAAACAATTCTTGTGCTTGTGGTCTTGTATGATGTTCAATTACGTCATCTTGTGTTACATGCTGGAATCCCACATTTCATGGTGTAAAATTAACAGAAAGAAATTGTCTTGCACTCATAATCGCCCTGCGCACACAAGATTTTCCAATATTAAATAAAGTGGACAGTAGTCGGTTTGACATGCCTGTTCTCAATTTAACGAGCAATAACGCAATACATGTTCTACTTGTTCGTTTTTTTTGTACATCGAATGGATGTGCTACTCGATAAAAGTAAGCATAAGTCATTGAAGTCAGCTTTTGTAATGCCTGTGAGATTCTGATAATCTGCATCAGTTAAAGAATGGTTATTATCAAAGTCAATTCGGTATCGTTCATTTCGCACTGCAATAGCTCTTATGTTTGCAATTTGTgacaaaatatcagttttattgaaatatgtgCTGCCTTCCTGAGAATTCGTCGAGTTGTCGGTCACAGAGCAAAGTGCCtcttcattaaaatatttacctGAATCAAGGTGTTTACAGCAACATCTAGATCCAGCTAGAAGCAGATGACCCTTTCTGCAAATAGTCTAGTTCTACAGTCGATTGAAACTGTCATCAATTTTGAACCTCTCTTTTTGCATATACAGCAGGTGGAATGACTGTTACCAGATGACAAAATGGGTAATTGAATATTTTGAGGACTTTTGAATTGGTTATCATTTCCAGGTTTTAGGCGGTGGAACATAGTTCGGATCTTTTGGTGTATCTTCACTATCGGTCACATTTTCACAGGTTTTAGGTTTTACGGTTTTTGCTGACCTTTTGTATTTCACAAAACATGTTTGACATGTTACGTCATTTGCTGTAACTTCTATGGTTAAATGCTGAATAAAGTCTTTGTAGACATCAGTGTTAACAAATCTTCTTTCTTTTGGCCGTGTACGTTTGCCACATGCAACGCATTGAAAAGACTTAGGCCCGGTCCCTGGCATTCTGCAATACAAatcataaataatattttagtaCAAGttaacaaatattaatttctttttatatatataatatatatatagtatagtccATGCTTTTTTCATTGGAGAAAATACAACAGGGTTTAATGAAAATTAGTTTGAAACAATTTTAATACATTGTACTAAATAATTTagtatcaatctaattaaaatctagatggtcattctcactacattacatgaacatctaacaacatcccataaggggtcacgttctaatgACCTCCGAGATGtctatttcactttcagggcgaattggcattttgtcgatgtcatcgaagcaaaacatttcgtcacaccatgcatctgaagcaaaccatttcggcacagtatatagctTTTATACTTTATTGGACGAAATgtcttgaaacaaattgacagattatacaagctgTGTACTCTAGTCATGTTAATTAGGACATATacaattcacttccaagattctggaagtagtcattttattggctaatccaaaaggtcaccctgacgtgaccccttatgggatgttgttagatgttcatataacgtagtgagaatgaccatctatattttaattagattgatttaGTATTGACCTATTTCAAATGCTTAAATGCATTTCTGCATTCctggttaatgttttataacgAAAATTTAAGTGAAAACTCAAACCATTAATAACACAAATATGAAACTGAATTTGGGTAATCATGCTTTTTCAAATTATTCTAGATTTGGCTTAAAAGaagtaaaattatttgattttttaatattaaattataaaacgAATTAAAATTTCACAGAAATACTTGGAAGATTAAAAAAAAGGTCAATTTagtttcaaaaagaaaaaaataataataactcCAAGCGGTTTTGAACTCGCGATCTTTTGCCCTGCGGCCAATCATGCAACCCCTCGACCACGCGGGCGGACTTTCACACCACCAAGTTTAAATGCAGTAGGCCTATAGGCCTATACGTTCCGCAGTAAAAGCCAGCAGTGTAAAATATTCGCGTTCCATTTTCAACCACATTTTTCGATTTTTGACTTTTTAAACTGTGTGAGTGCCTAAACATTACagttaatataaaaattatgatattttatacttaATATTCTAATAAACCTGTCCTACAACGGTCAGTGCAGCcgtttttgaagaaaaactttGCAGCTGTCGTCTGCCCGCGTCGGGGCAGCAGAAGAAAcacattattttctttcttttcaaatGATTTGTATAGATCTCCCATGATCATAAcataaaaacaattctttattGATAACGAAAACAGCAAACACTAGGGGATGTACTGTTGGGCCTGTCGTAACGGCAACCGGCCGATTGAATGAgcactgtatgtgttataatgaCAGGACTGAAAGAAAAGACCACTTTATACGGAAGAAACTTGCACTTTGGTCAGATTTTGGGAACAGATCAACGCTTATATACCTGTTTCGACTGCTAACATCTTCTGTTGAACAAACCATCAGCCAAACTTCAAGGCGGACGATCAGTTCTCTCTTCTGTCATCgtgaaaaatgtaaacaaacacgTCTTCGATGCcggtatattacaatataacgaAACAGCCATGGTGGTGACGCTTTCCGGAATTAAGTTTATGTTTTGAGAGATAAAAATATGCCTTGaaagtcaatattttatatttatttcgaaaatataaattaaacatattattttgaaCAACAATACGGATATAATgagttttgttttgattttaacaatatGGTTATTTTCCATTTGAGTTGTCTTCCGGACTTCTGAAAGCCGTGCTGTCCGGTCGTTTTTTTAGTATAGTATACCTCATGGCAACAGCGTTGGGGGCAATCgtcgttttttttcttttgaggATTTGGCCGCATTGATGTCCCAGCATGGAATTCAACACATGCAcgtaacatttttattttattccatTGGCAAAATATGATGCTGGGACATCCATGCGGCCAATctcaaatttcagtttttctgaGTGAAATTTCCAACAAAATGCTTAAATCCCGGATATCGTCATCATTTATTTTCTCTAAATTTTGGGGCCAAAAATGGCCCTTATTGCACCTTATCCTTTGTCATGATGTTTTGTCACATAAGTTCACAGGCacttatattaataataaaagtTTTGGCAAGTTTTCAGTGCAAGAGGAGGTAAAAATGTGAACAGTTAGACTCTGAGAGTGAAATTTTCACATACCAGTGAAATTAGGAAAGAGCTGCTGGACACTGTCAATGACAAAGTTACACTTTGGACATCTATTGCTCTGTTCCAGGCTCTGTTTGATGCACTTGTAGCTAAAATGAGGAATCATTGATTTACTTATAACAATAATACTACAATGAATGAATATATCATTGAATTGATGATAAAAACAATGCATGTATCACTCAAATATGTAAGTCATAGAATTATTCCTAATACA
The window above is part of the Pecten maximus chromosome 2, xPecMax1.1, whole genome shotgun sequence genome. Proteins encoded here:
- the LOC117321555 gene encoding E3 ubiquitin-protein ligase COP1-like, with the translated sequence MTARTPQTGRRRKRQQPPVYSGISGSYEDKDNDYVCPICFDLLEEAHMTKCGHTFCYKCIKQSLEQSNRCPKCNFVIDSVQQLFPNFTVNELVLKHRGRQDEKKMKIDQQNSPGTGSDLCDLVTEDSLDLPHVNQLLSLLHHKKQLLEADGTLAQNLILKEFLQQIHVKKQEHIDQLTRELAVIDEDTKKVEMMISEHRRKYPFTPDHLVPNGFDPSISTSSDMGSQEGFNGSKNAGKWLSTTMAARKKKVSQHFDDLEQCYFSVRQREILTGGENKDGLGEFTESLSKFTRFSTFRPLATLSYASDFYSGSSIVSSIEFDRDCDYFAIAGVTKRIKVFEYCNVIKDVVDIHYPVNEMVCNSKISCVTWSAYHKNMLASSDYEGTITLWDAFSGQKSKIFQEHEKRCWSVDFNRMDPKLLASGSDDAKVKLWSTNAEHSIASLEAKANVCCVKFNPESRYHLAFGSADHCVHYYDLRNTKQAVMIFKGHRKAVSYTKFLNTKEIVSASTDSQLKLWNIKKPTNLQTFKGHINEKNFVGLATDGDYVACGSENNSLYVYYKGLSKQLLTFKFDTVRSALEKDKKEEEINEFVSAVAWRPGSNVIVAANSQGTVKVLELV